Proteins encoded in a region of the Zerene cesonia ecotype Mississippi unplaced genomic scaffold, Zerene_cesonia_1.1 Zces_u004, whole genome shotgun sequence genome:
- the LOC119838617 gene encoding perilipin-4-like isoform X4 — translation MFSGIAGAFRSIGEKASSLFDRKKKDAEQLAQEKVAEAAHVVEDQVKKAGELVAGAEKSANEAAGTAADAKHSAIDALDKELSKVSLAAGEAKDAAAKAVADGKKVVDTTKDTIATTVDNTKKAAESAINTAKDTISSTVDSTKSTAQSAMETGKSYATGAKDTLSDTVDAAQKSAQAAVETGKSYVESAKDSAENSLQSALDNSKGYAYSAYEFGRSYVDSAKDSVASTVDSTKKAALSTVETGKSYVESAKDTVQSTLKSTVDTTKNAAESVVETGKGYIDSAKDTVANTVNSTVEATKNVANAAVEKGTSIVGTAKDTVTNTVHSTVETTKNVANAAVDKGSSIVGTAKESVASTIDATKNVASSATDKGLNMMSSANDTVANTVYSTVGTTKTVAASAYDKGASLVDNAKETVASSVDSTKKVASSAVDTGVSYVGAAKDTVANTVQSTVEATKNVANAAVDKGTSIVGTAKDTVTNTVQSTVEATKSVANAAVDKGSSIVGTAKETVAKTLDATKNVASSATDKGLNLMSSAKDTVANTVYSAVDTTKTVVSSAYDKGASLVDTTKDKVANTVDSTKSVTESAFGKGVSLIDSAKDTVSGTVQSTVDTTKNVAGTVYDKSASLVYGAKDMVSSLVSGDNESSGKGLIDSGKDTINATVDHTKKAAEDAKEKARLAAEAAKEEARKAAEAAAEEAKRAANVAMEESKKAAEKAAADASNAVHSTVDNTLKRVENAADQGLKNAGEVVDAKIKDADKYLNEKRDALVSNLSTKAHDGAEGAAGLLSKGLTAFK, via the exons GAGCGTTCCGGAGCATCGGCGAGAAGGCATCATCTCTCTTCGACAGGAAGAAGAAGGATGCTGAGCAGCTGGCCCAGGAGAAGGTTGCGGAGGCCGCCCATGTGGTGGAAGACCAGGTCAAGAAAGCGGGTGAACTCGTCGCGGGTGCTGAAAAGTCCGCTAACGAAGCGGCTGGAACTG CCGCAGACGCTAAGCATTCGGCCATCGATGCTCTAGACAAGGAACTGTCGAAAGTATCCCTTGCTGCTGGTGAAGCGAAAGACGCAGCTGCCAAAGCCGTCGCTGATGGGAAGAAAGTCGTCGACACTACTAAAG ATACAATTGCAACGACAGTAGATAATACGAAGAAAGCAGCTGAGTCAGCGATCAACACAGCGAAAG ATACAATCAGTAGCACAGTAGACAGTACCAAGAGTACAGCGCAAAGTGCAATGGAGACGGGGAAAAGCTATGCTACTGGGGCTAAAG atacaCTGTCAGATACCGTGGACGCTGCGCAAAAATCTGCTCAGGCAGCTGTCGAGACTGGCAAAAGTTACGTAGAAAGTGCcaaag ATTCAGCCGAAAATTCCTTACAAAGTGCGCTGGATAATTCCAAAGGCTATGCATACTCCGCATATGAATTCGGCAGATCGTATGTAGACTCTGCTAAAG ATTCCGTTGCAAGCACTGTAGACAGTACAAAGAAAGCGGCTTTATCCACAGTTGAAACGGGAAAGTCCTACGTTGAGTCTGCTAAAG ATACTGTACAAAGCACGCTTAAAAGCACTGTagatacaacaaaaaatgctGCGGAATCAGTTGTTGAAACAGGCAAGGGCTATATTGACTCAGCAAAAG ATACTGTAGCTAACACCGTTAATAGCACTGTGGAAGCCACTAAAAACGTAGCTAACGCGGCTGTAGAGAAAGGCACATCCATTGTAGGCACTGCTAAAG ataCCGTCACGAATACCGTTCATAGCACTGTTGAAACGACCAAAAATGTAGCTAACGCGGCCGTAGACAAAGGCTCATCCATTGTAGGCACTGCTAAag AATCCGTAGCAAGCACAATAGATGCGACAAAAAATGTTGCCTCATCCGCAACAGACAAAGGGCTTAATATGATGAGTTCTGCAAATG atacagTAGCAAATACTGTTTATTCAACAGTAGGTACCACAAAAACCGTTGCAGCATCGGCTTATGATAAAGGCGCATCACTTGTAGATAATGCTAAAG AAACGGTTGCCAGTTCCGTTGATTCTACTAAGAAAGTAGCGTCATCTGCTGTTGATACTGGCGTATCTTATGTTGGTGCAGCTAAag ataCTGTGGCTAATACCGTTCAAAGCACTGTAGAAGCGACCAAAAATGTAGCTAACGCAGCTGTAGACAAAGGCACATCCATTGTAGGCACTGCTAAAG ATACTGTCACTAATACCGTTCAAAGCACTGTAGAAGCGACCAAAAGTGTTGCTAACGCGGCCGTAGATAAAGGCTCATCCATTGTAGGAACTGCTAAAG AAACTGTTGCGAAAACACTAGATGCAACAAAGAATGTAGCTTCATCAGCAACAGACAAAGGGCTTAATTTGATGAGTTCAGCGAAAG ATACAGTAGCTAATACCGTTTATTCAGCAGTAGATACAACAAAAACGGTTGTCTCGTCAGCTTATGATAAAGGTGCATCACTAGTAGATACGACGAAAG ataaagtAGCAAACACAGTAGACAGCACTAAATCAGTTACTGAATCTGCTTTTGGTAAAGGAGTATCGTTAATAGATAGCGCTAAAG atacaGTATCAGGCACAGTTCAGAGCACAGTagatacaacaaaaaatgtagCAGGCACTGTTTATGATAAAAGTGCCTCTTTAGTTTATGGAGCTAAAG ATATGGTATCAAGTTTGGTGTCGGGTGATAATGAATCTTCGGGAAAAGGTTTAATTGACAGCGGTAAAG ACACCATCAACGCGACAGTGGACCACACAAAGAAAGCAGCTGAAGACGCCAAGGAGAAAGCGAGATTGGCCGCAGAAGCCGCGAAGGAGGAAGCCAGGAAGGCGGCTGAAGCTGCTGCTGAAGAGGCCAAAAGAGCTGCCA ATGTTGCCATGGAGGAGTCCAAGAAAGCGGCTGAGAAGGCCGCAGCCGATGCGTCTAACGCGGTCCACAGCACCGTGGACAACACGCTCAAGCGAGTGGAAAACGCCGCAGACCAGGGCCTGAAGAACGCTGGAGAAGTTGTCGACGCCAAGATCAAGGACGCTGATAAATACCTCAATGAGAAGAGAGACGCG ctAGTCTCAAACTTGTCAACAAAGGCCCACGATGGTGCCGAGGGTGCTGCCGGCCTTCTGAGCAAGGGCCTCactgctttcaaataa
- the LOC119838617 gene encoding perilipin-4-like isoform X3 — MFSGIAGAFRSIGEKASSLFDRKKKDAEQLAQEKVAEAAHVVEDQVKKAGELVAGAEKSANEAAGTAADAKHSAIDALDKELSKVSLAAGEAKDAAAKAVADGKKVVDTTKDTIATTVDNTKKAAESAINTAKDTISSTVDSTKSTAQSAMETGKSYATGAKDTLSDTVDAAQKSAQAAVETGKSYVESAKDSAENSLQSALDNSKGYAYSAYEFGRSYVDSAKDSVASTVDSTKKAALSTVETGKSYVESAKDTVQSTLKSTVDTTKNAAESVVETGKGYIDSAKETVASKVDSTKKAATSAVDTSGSYVSSAKDTVANTVNSTVEATKNVANAAVEKGTSIVGTAKDTVTNTVHSTVETTKNVANAAVDKGSSIVGTAKESVASTIDATKNVASSATDKGLNMMSSANDTVANTVYSTVGTTKTVAASAYDKGASLVDNAKETVASSVDSTKKVASSAVDTGVSYVGAAKDTVANTVQSTVEATKNVANAAVDKGTSIVGTAKDTVTNTVQSTVEATKSVANAAVDKGSSIVGTAKETVAKTLDATKNVASSATDKGLNLMSSAKDTVANTVYSAVDTTKTVVSSAYDKGASLVDTTKDKVANTVDSTKSVTESAFGKGVSLIDSAKDTVSGTVQSTVDTTKNVAGTVYDKSASLVYGAKDTINATVDHTKKAAEDAKEKARLAAEAAKEEARKAAEAAAEEAKRAANVAMEESKKAAEKAAADASNAVHSTVDNTLKRVENAADQGLKNAGEVVDAKIKDADKYLNEKRDALVSNLSTKAHDGAEGAAGLLSKGLTAFK, encoded by the exons GAGCGTTCCGGAGCATCGGCGAGAAGGCATCATCTCTCTTCGACAGGAAGAAGAAGGATGCTGAGCAGCTGGCCCAGGAGAAGGTTGCGGAGGCCGCCCATGTGGTGGAAGACCAGGTCAAGAAAGCGGGTGAACTCGTCGCGGGTGCTGAAAAGTCCGCTAACGAAGCGGCTGGAACTG CCGCAGACGCTAAGCATTCGGCCATCGATGCTCTAGACAAGGAACTGTCGAAAGTATCCCTTGCTGCTGGTGAAGCGAAAGACGCAGCTGCCAAAGCCGTCGCTGATGGGAAGAAAGTCGTCGACACTACTAAAG ATACAATTGCAACGACAGTAGATAATACGAAGAAAGCAGCTGAGTCAGCGATCAACACAGCGAAAG ATACAATCAGTAGCACAGTAGACAGTACCAAGAGTACAGCGCAAAGTGCAATGGAGACGGGGAAAAGCTATGCTACTGGGGCTAAAG atacaCTGTCAGATACCGTGGACGCTGCGCAAAAATCTGCTCAGGCAGCTGTCGAGACTGGCAAAAGTTACGTAGAAAGTGCcaaag ATTCAGCCGAAAATTCCTTACAAAGTGCGCTGGATAATTCCAAAGGCTATGCATACTCCGCATATGAATTCGGCAGATCGTATGTAGACTCTGCTAAAG ATTCCGTTGCAAGCACTGTAGACAGTACAAAGAAAGCGGCTTTATCCACAGTTGAAACGGGAAAGTCCTACGTTGAGTCTGCTAAAG ATACTGTACAAAGCACGCTTAAAAGCACTGTagatacaacaaaaaatgctGCGGAATCAGTTGTTGAAACAGGCAAGGGCTATATTGACTCAGCAAAAG AAACCGTTGCCAGTAAAGTAGATTCCACAAAGAAGGCAGCTACGTCTGCCGTTGATACTAGCGGGTCTTATGTCAGTTCAGCCAAAG ATACTGTAGCTAACACCGTTAATAGCACTGTGGAAGCCACTAAAAACGTAGCTAACGCGGCTGTAGAGAAAGGCACATCCATTGTAGGCACTGCTAAAG ataCCGTCACGAATACCGTTCATAGCACTGTTGAAACGACCAAAAATGTAGCTAACGCGGCCGTAGACAAAGGCTCATCCATTGTAGGCACTGCTAAag AATCCGTAGCAAGCACAATAGATGCGACAAAAAATGTTGCCTCATCCGCAACAGACAAAGGGCTTAATATGATGAGTTCTGCAAATG atacagTAGCAAATACTGTTTATTCAACAGTAGGTACCACAAAAACCGTTGCAGCATCGGCTTATGATAAAGGCGCATCACTTGTAGATAATGCTAAAG AAACGGTTGCCAGTTCCGTTGATTCTACTAAGAAAGTAGCGTCATCTGCTGTTGATACTGGCGTATCTTATGTTGGTGCAGCTAAag ataCTGTGGCTAATACCGTTCAAAGCACTGTAGAAGCGACCAAAAATGTAGCTAACGCAGCTGTAGACAAAGGCACATCCATTGTAGGCACTGCTAAAG ATACTGTCACTAATACCGTTCAAAGCACTGTAGAAGCGACCAAAAGTGTTGCTAACGCGGCCGTAGATAAAGGCTCATCCATTGTAGGAACTGCTAAAG AAACTGTTGCGAAAACACTAGATGCAACAAAGAATGTAGCTTCATCAGCAACAGACAAAGGGCTTAATTTGATGAGTTCAGCGAAAG ATACAGTAGCTAATACCGTTTATTCAGCAGTAGATACAACAAAAACGGTTGTCTCGTCAGCTTATGATAAAGGTGCATCACTAGTAGATACGACGAAAG ataaagtAGCAAACACAGTAGACAGCACTAAATCAGTTACTGAATCTGCTTTTGGTAAAGGAGTATCGTTAATAGATAGCGCTAAAG atacaGTATCAGGCACAGTTCAGAGCACAGTagatacaacaaaaaatgtagCAGGCACTGTTTATGATAAAAGTGCCTCTTTAGTTTATGGAGCTAAAG ACACCATCAACGCGACAGTGGACCACACAAAGAAAGCAGCTGAAGACGCCAAGGAGAAAGCGAGATTGGCCGCAGAAGCCGCGAAGGAGGAAGCCAGGAAGGCGGCTGAAGCTGCTGCTGAAGAGGCCAAAAGAGCTGCCA ATGTTGCCATGGAGGAGTCCAAGAAAGCGGCTGAGAAGGCCGCAGCCGATGCGTCTAACGCGGTCCACAGCACCGTGGACAACACGCTCAAGCGAGTGGAAAACGCCGCAGACCAGGGCCTGAAGAACGCTGGAGAAGTTGTCGACGCCAAGATCAAGGACGCTGATAAATACCTCAATGAGAAGAGAGACGCG ctAGTCTCAAACTTGTCAACAAAGGCCCACGATGGTGCCGAGGGTGCTGCCGGCCTTCTGAGCAAGGGCCTCactgctttcaaataa
- the LOC119838617 gene encoding perilipin-4-like isoform X1, which translates to MFSGIAGAFRSIGEKASSLFDRKKKDAEQLAQEKVAEAAHVVEDQVKKAGELVAGAEKSANEAAGTAADAKHSAIDALDKELSKVSLAAGEAKDAAAKAVADGKKVVDTTKDTIATTVDNTKKAAESAINTAKDTISSTVDSTKSTAQSAMETGKSYATGAKDTLSDTVDAAQKSAQAAVETGKSYVESAKDSAENSLQSALDNSKGYAYSAYEFGRSYVDSAKDSVASTVDSTKKAALSTVETGKSYVESAKDTVQSTLKSTVDTTKNAAESVVETGKGYIDSAKETVASKVDSTKKAATSAVDTSGSYVSSAKDTVANTVNSTVEATKNVANAAVEKGTSIVGTAKDTVTNTVHSTVETTKNVANAAVDKGSSIVGTAKESVASTIDATKNVASSATDKGLNMMSSANDTVANTVYSTVGTTKTVAASAYDKGASLVDNAKETVASSVDSTKKVASSAVDTGVSYVGAAKDTVANTVQSTVEATKNVANAAVDKGTSIVGTAKDTVTNTVQSTVEATKSVANAAVDKGSSIVGTAKETVAKTLDATKNVASSATDKGLNLMSSAKDTVANTVYSAVDTTKTVVSSAYDKGASLVDTTKDKVANTVDSTKSVTESAFGKGVSLIDSAKDTVSGTVQSTVDTTKNVAGTVYDKSASLVYGAKDMVSSLVSGDNESSGKGLIDSGKDTINATVDHTKKAAEDAKEKARLAAEAAKEEARKAAEAAAEEAKRAANVAMEESKKAAEKAAADASNAVHSTVDNTLKRVENAADQGLKNAGEVVDAKIKDADKYLNEKRDALVSNLSTKAHDGAEGAAGLLSKGLTAFK; encoded by the exons GAGCGTTCCGGAGCATCGGCGAGAAGGCATCATCTCTCTTCGACAGGAAGAAGAAGGATGCTGAGCAGCTGGCCCAGGAGAAGGTTGCGGAGGCCGCCCATGTGGTGGAAGACCAGGTCAAGAAAGCGGGTGAACTCGTCGCGGGTGCTGAAAAGTCCGCTAACGAAGCGGCTGGAACTG CCGCAGACGCTAAGCATTCGGCCATCGATGCTCTAGACAAGGAACTGTCGAAAGTATCCCTTGCTGCTGGTGAAGCGAAAGACGCAGCTGCCAAAGCCGTCGCTGATGGGAAGAAAGTCGTCGACACTACTAAAG ATACAATTGCAACGACAGTAGATAATACGAAGAAAGCAGCTGAGTCAGCGATCAACACAGCGAAAG ATACAATCAGTAGCACAGTAGACAGTACCAAGAGTACAGCGCAAAGTGCAATGGAGACGGGGAAAAGCTATGCTACTGGGGCTAAAG atacaCTGTCAGATACCGTGGACGCTGCGCAAAAATCTGCTCAGGCAGCTGTCGAGACTGGCAAAAGTTACGTAGAAAGTGCcaaag ATTCAGCCGAAAATTCCTTACAAAGTGCGCTGGATAATTCCAAAGGCTATGCATACTCCGCATATGAATTCGGCAGATCGTATGTAGACTCTGCTAAAG ATTCCGTTGCAAGCACTGTAGACAGTACAAAGAAAGCGGCTTTATCCACAGTTGAAACGGGAAAGTCCTACGTTGAGTCTGCTAAAG ATACTGTACAAAGCACGCTTAAAAGCACTGTagatacaacaaaaaatgctGCGGAATCAGTTGTTGAAACAGGCAAGGGCTATATTGACTCAGCAAAAG AAACCGTTGCCAGTAAAGTAGATTCCACAAAGAAGGCAGCTACGTCTGCCGTTGATACTAGCGGGTCTTATGTCAGTTCAGCCAAAG ATACTGTAGCTAACACCGTTAATAGCACTGTGGAAGCCACTAAAAACGTAGCTAACGCGGCTGTAGAGAAAGGCACATCCATTGTAGGCACTGCTAAAG ataCCGTCACGAATACCGTTCATAGCACTGTTGAAACGACCAAAAATGTAGCTAACGCGGCCGTAGACAAAGGCTCATCCATTGTAGGCACTGCTAAag AATCCGTAGCAAGCACAATAGATGCGACAAAAAATGTTGCCTCATCCGCAACAGACAAAGGGCTTAATATGATGAGTTCTGCAAATG atacagTAGCAAATACTGTTTATTCAACAGTAGGTACCACAAAAACCGTTGCAGCATCGGCTTATGATAAAGGCGCATCACTTGTAGATAATGCTAAAG AAACGGTTGCCAGTTCCGTTGATTCTACTAAGAAAGTAGCGTCATCTGCTGTTGATACTGGCGTATCTTATGTTGGTGCAGCTAAag ataCTGTGGCTAATACCGTTCAAAGCACTGTAGAAGCGACCAAAAATGTAGCTAACGCAGCTGTAGACAAAGGCACATCCATTGTAGGCACTGCTAAAG ATACTGTCACTAATACCGTTCAAAGCACTGTAGAAGCGACCAAAAGTGTTGCTAACGCGGCCGTAGATAAAGGCTCATCCATTGTAGGAACTGCTAAAG AAACTGTTGCGAAAACACTAGATGCAACAAAGAATGTAGCTTCATCAGCAACAGACAAAGGGCTTAATTTGATGAGTTCAGCGAAAG ATACAGTAGCTAATACCGTTTATTCAGCAGTAGATACAACAAAAACGGTTGTCTCGTCAGCTTATGATAAAGGTGCATCACTAGTAGATACGACGAAAG ataaagtAGCAAACACAGTAGACAGCACTAAATCAGTTACTGAATCTGCTTTTGGTAAAGGAGTATCGTTAATAGATAGCGCTAAAG atacaGTATCAGGCACAGTTCAGAGCACAGTagatacaacaaaaaatgtagCAGGCACTGTTTATGATAAAAGTGCCTCTTTAGTTTATGGAGCTAAAG ATATGGTATCAAGTTTGGTGTCGGGTGATAATGAATCTTCGGGAAAAGGTTTAATTGACAGCGGTAAAG ACACCATCAACGCGACAGTGGACCACACAAAGAAAGCAGCTGAAGACGCCAAGGAGAAAGCGAGATTGGCCGCAGAAGCCGCGAAGGAGGAAGCCAGGAAGGCGGCTGAAGCTGCTGCTGAAGAGGCCAAAAGAGCTGCCA ATGTTGCCATGGAGGAGTCCAAGAAAGCGGCTGAGAAGGCCGCAGCCGATGCGTCTAACGCGGTCCACAGCACCGTGGACAACACGCTCAAGCGAGTGGAAAACGCCGCAGACCAGGGCCTGAAGAACGCTGGAGAAGTTGTCGACGCCAAGATCAAGGACGCTGATAAATACCTCAATGAGAAGAGAGACGCG ctAGTCTCAAACTTGTCAACAAAGGCCCACGATGGTGCCGAGGGTGCTGCCGGCCTTCTGAGCAAGGGCCTCactgctttcaaataa
- the LOC119838617 gene encoding perilipin-4-like isoform X10, producing the protein MFSGIAGAFRSIGEKASSLFDRKKKDAEQLAQEKVAEAAHVVEDQVKKAGELVAGAEKSANEAAGTAADAKHSAIDALDKELSKVSLAAGEAKDAAAKAVADGKKVVDTTKDTIATTVDNTKKAAESAINTAKDTISSTVDSTKSTAQSAMETGKSYATGAKDTLSDTVDAAQKSAQAAVETGKSYVESAKDSAENSLQSALDNSKGYAYSAYEFGRSYVDSAKDSVASTVDSTKKAALSTVETGKSYVESAKDTVQSTLKSTVDTTKNAAESVVETGKGYIDSAKETVASKVDSTKKAATSAVDTSGSYVSSAKDTVANTVNSTVEATKNVANAAVEKGTSIVGTAKESVASTIDATKNVASSATDKGLNMMSSANDTVANTVYSTVGTTKTVAASAYDKGASLVDNAKETVASSVDSTKKVASSAVDTGVSYVGAAKDTVANTVQSTVEATKNVANAAVDKGTSIVGTAKDTVTNTVQSTVEATKSVANAAVDKGSSIVGTAKETVAKTLDATKNVASSATDKGLNLMSSAKDTVANTVYSAVDTTKTVVSSAYDKGASLVDTTKDKVANTVDSTKSVTESAFGKGVSLIDSAKDTVSGTVQSTVDTTKNVAGTVYDKSASLVYGAKDMVSSLVSGDNESSGKGLIDSGKDTINATVDHTKKAAEDAKEKARLAAEAAKEEARKAAEAAAEEAKRAANVAMEESKKAAEKAAADASNAVHSTVDNTLKRVENAADQGLKNAGEVVDAKIKDADKYLNEKRDALVSNLSTKAHDGAEGAAGLLSKGLTAFK; encoded by the exons GAGCGTTCCGGAGCATCGGCGAGAAGGCATCATCTCTCTTCGACAGGAAGAAGAAGGATGCTGAGCAGCTGGCCCAGGAGAAGGTTGCGGAGGCCGCCCATGTGGTGGAAGACCAGGTCAAGAAAGCGGGTGAACTCGTCGCGGGTGCTGAAAAGTCCGCTAACGAAGCGGCTGGAACTG CCGCAGACGCTAAGCATTCGGCCATCGATGCTCTAGACAAGGAACTGTCGAAAGTATCCCTTGCTGCTGGTGAAGCGAAAGACGCAGCTGCCAAAGCCGTCGCTGATGGGAAGAAAGTCGTCGACACTACTAAAG ATACAATTGCAACGACAGTAGATAATACGAAGAAAGCAGCTGAGTCAGCGATCAACACAGCGAAAG ATACAATCAGTAGCACAGTAGACAGTACCAAGAGTACAGCGCAAAGTGCAATGGAGACGGGGAAAAGCTATGCTACTGGGGCTAAAG atacaCTGTCAGATACCGTGGACGCTGCGCAAAAATCTGCTCAGGCAGCTGTCGAGACTGGCAAAAGTTACGTAGAAAGTGCcaaag ATTCAGCCGAAAATTCCTTACAAAGTGCGCTGGATAATTCCAAAGGCTATGCATACTCCGCATATGAATTCGGCAGATCGTATGTAGACTCTGCTAAAG ATTCCGTTGCAAGCACTGTAGACAGTACAAAGAAAGCGGCTTTATCCACAGTTGAAACGGGAAAGTCCTACGTTGAGTCTGCTAAAG ATACTGTACAAAGCACGCTTAAAAGCACTGTagatacaacaaaaaatgctGCGGAATCAGTTGTTGAAACAGGCAAGGGCTATATTGACTCAGCAAAAG AAACCGTTGCCAGTAAAGTAGATTCCACAAAGAAGGCAGCTACGTCTGCCGTTGATACTAGCGGGTCTTATGTCAGTTCAGCCAAAG ATACTGTAGCTAACACCGTTAATAGCACTGTGGAAGCCACTAAAAACGTAGCTAACGCGGCTGTAGAGAAAGGCACATCCATTGTAGGCACTGCTAAAG AATCCGTAGCAAGCACAATAGATGCGACAAAAAATGTTGCCTCATCCGCAACAGACAAAGGGCTTAATATGATGAGTTCTGCAAATG atacagTAGCAAATACTGTTTATTCAACAGTAGGTACCACAAAAACCGTTGCAGCATCGGCTTATGATAAAGGCGCATCACTTGTAGATAATGCTAAAG AAACGGTTGCCAGTTCCGTTGATTCTACTAAGAAAGTAGCGTCATCTGCTGTTGATACTGGCGTATCTTATGTTGGTGCAGCTAAag ataCTGTGGCTAATACCGTTCAAAGCACTGTAGAAGCGACCAAAAATGTAGCTAACGCAGCTGTAGACAAAGGCACATCCATTGTAGGCACTGCTAAAG ATACTGTCACTAATACCGTTCAAAGCACTGTAGAAGCGACCAAAAGTGTTGCTAACGCGGCCGTAGATAAAGGCTCATCCATTGTAGGAACTGCTAAAG AAACTGTTGCGAAAACACTAGATGCAACAAAGAATGTAGCTTCATCAGCAACAGACAAAGGGCTTAATTTGATGAGTTCAGCGAAAG ATACAGTAGCTAATACCGTTTATTCAGCAGTAGATACAACAAAAACGGTTGTCTCGTCAGCTTATGATAAAGGTGCATCACTAGTAGATACGACGAAAG ataaagtAGCAAACACAGTAGACAGCACTAAATCAGTTACTGAATCTGCTTTTGGTAAAGGAGTATCGTTAATAGATAGCGCTAAAG atacaGTATCAGGCACAGTTCAGAGCACAGTagatacaacaaaaaatgtagCAGGCACTGTTTATGATAAAAGTGCCTCTTTAGTTTATGGAGCTAAAG ATATGGTATCAAGTTTGGTGTCGGGTGATAATGAATCTTCGGGAAAAGGTTTAATTGACAGCGGTAAAG ACACCATCAACGCGACAGTGGACCACACAAAGAAAGCAGCTGAAGACGCCAAGGAGAAAGCGAGATTGGCCGCAGAAGCCGCGAAGGAGGAAGCCAGGAAGGCGGCTGAAGCTGCTGCTGAAGAGGCCAAAAGAGCTGCCA ATGTTGCCATGGAGGAGTCCAAGAAAGCGGCTGAGAAGGCCGCAGCCGATGCGTCTAACGCGGTCCACAGCACCGTGGACAACACGCTCAAGCGAGTGGAAAACGCCGCAGACCAGGGCCTGAAGAACGCTGGAGAAGTTGTCGACGCCAAGATCAAGGACGCTGATAAATACCTCAATGAGAAGAGAGACGCG ctAGTCTCAAACTTGTCAACAAAGGCCCACGATGGTGCCGAGGGTGCTGCCGGCCTTCTGAGCAAGGGCCTCactgctttcaaataa